The following proteins are co-located in the Sporolactobacillus pectinivorans genome:
- a CDS encoding DUF6115 domain-containing protein: MSALWITFNFLLTILAFYLILQLYQRIRLLQQTDSKQLLHDVEDIFDAYLEETRKENDRLVANLKEAIEPPARQKSTAKKNHPARSKKADTIHRPAEQNPTPFSQVLKKESELQMQETINSGESVETEQTAPEEKGEWMPPVEDINDKMEESLFLQAMKLKNKGYTTTEIAKELNRGKGEVELLLRFQGKGQS, encoded by the coding sequence GTGTCTGCTCTTTGGATCACATTCAATTTTTTGCTTACCATACTTGCTTTTTATCTTATTCTGCAATTATATCAGCGAATACGCCTTTTGCAGCAGACGGATTCGAAACAACTGCTCCATGATGTTGAAGATATTTTTGATGCCTATCTGGAGGAAACCCGAAAAGAGAATGACCGTCTTGTTGCCAACCTTAAGGAAGCAATTGAACCGCCTGCCCGCCAGAAGAGCACGGCAAAAAAAAACCACCCGGCGCGTTCCAAAAAGGCCGACACCATCCATAGACCGGCTGAACAGAATCCGACACCTTTCAGCCAGGTGCTGAAAAAGGAAAGCGAACTCCAGATGCAGGAAACGATAAATTCTGGGGAATCCGTGGAGACGGAGCAGACCGCCCCTGAAGAAAAGGGCGAATGGATGCCTCCTGTAGAAGACATCAACGATAAAATGGAAGAATCACTGTTTTTACAGGCTATGAAACTTAAGAATAAGGGATATACTACCACTGAAATTGCAAAAGAACTGAACCGAGGAAAAGGGGAAGTTGAGCTTCTGCTCAGATTTCAGGGCAAAGGTCAATCTTAA
- the frr gene encoding ribosome recycling factor produces MAQDDVLKEARERMEKTVKSFQRELVTIRAGRANPSILNKVTVEYYGAETPLKQIATITAPEPRLLLVQPYDRTSMANIERGILKSDLGITPTNDGTVIRIAIPPLTEERRAELVKVVRKFAEEAKVAIRNERREANDQIKKLEKSNELTKDDVREAEDKVQKLTNDIIKRVDQISSEKEKEMMDI; encoded by the coding sequence ATGGCACAAGATGATGTATTGAAAGAAGCAAGGGAACGGATGGAAAAAACGGTCAAATCCTTTCAGCGCGAACTGGTCACGATACGTGCCGGCCGTGCCAATCCTTCGATTCTGAATAAAGTCACAGTGGAATATTATGGGGCCGAAACACCCCTGAAACAGATCGCAACAATCACAGCCCCTGAACCTAGGCTGCTGCTTGTTCAGCCGTATGACCGGACGTCAATGGCAAACATTGAACGCGGCATTCTTAAATCCGATCTTGGCATCACGCCGACGAATGACGGAACCGTGATTCGAATTGCTATTCCACCGCTTACGGAGGAAAGGCGCGCGGAACTTGTAAAAGTGGTACGGAAATTTGCTGAAGAAGCCAAGGTTGCCATTCGGAATGAACGTCGTGAAGCAAATGATCAGATTAAAAAGCTTGAAAAAAGTAATGAACTGACAAAAGACGATGTCCGGGAAGCAGAAGATAAAGTTCAAAAACTGACAAATGACATCATCAAAAGAGTCGATCAGATTTCATCGGAAAAGGAAAAAGAAATGATGGATATCTAA
- a CDS encoding chemotaxis protein CheW has protein sequence MENTEQKTVKVILFHLGDETYGVPIDQVLSIEHLESLTRVPNAANFVEGVMNLRGLIIPIIDIRKRFGLVPVPVTKDSRVIIVETEDLQVGMLVDTAKQVTDIDFEAIEKTPDIVGGLDARYISGVARIENDGLLVLLNLDRVLSDQDLDDLKSIEE, from the coding sequence ATGGAAAACACGGAACAAAAAACAGTTAAAGTCATCTTATTTCATTTGGGCGATGAGACTTATGGCGTCCCGATCGATCAGGTTCTTTCCATCGAACATCTTGAGTCTCTTACCCGCGTACCGAATGCCGCAAACTTTGTTGAAGGTGTGATGAATCTCAGGGGGCTGATTATACCGATCATTGATATCAGAAAACGCTTTGGACTTGTACCTGTTCCTGTCACAAAAGACAGTCGGGTGATCATTGTTGAAACTGAAGATCTGCAGGTCGGCATGCTGGTCGATACGGCCAAGCAAGTTACTGATATTGATTTTGAGGCTATAGAAAAAACTCCGGATATTGTGGGCGGGCTGGATGCCAGGTATATCAGCGGTGTCGCAAGAATCGAAAATGACGGGCTGCTTGTCTTGCTCAATCTTGACCGTGTGCTCAGTGATCAGGACCTTGATGACTTGAAATCAATTGAGGAGTGA
- a CDS encoding FliA/WhiG family RNA polymerase sigma factor — protein MAKPDELELENWNRWNTERNKDAADFLLQLYMPLVQYHVQRIGAGLPRNVDRSELQSYGLIGLYDALEKFDSHRDLKFDTYASFRIRGAILDGLRKEDWMPRSVREKSKRIERAADQIEQEQKRSASIEEIAEKCDMTVSEVSQVVSEGLLTNLLSLDDGAPGGKNDTPSVSIEDPDAIQPDQYLIDQENRHILAEEIDKLSEKERLVVSLFYYEGLTLTEIGQVLELSTSRISQIHSKALFKLRQYLTKQINE, from the coding sequence GTGGCAAAACCTGACGAACTGGAGCTGGAAAACTGGAACCGATGGAATACCGAGCGGAACAAAGACGCAGCGGATTTTCTCCTTCAACTTTATATGCCTCTCGTACAGTACCATGTTCAGCGAATCGGTGCCGGCCTGCCTCGAAATGTTGATCGCAGTGAGCTTCAGAGTTACGGTTTGATCGGGCTTTATGATGCACTTGAAAAGTTCGACAGCCATCGTGATTTGAAGTTTGACACATATGCCTCTTTTCGAATCAGAGGAGCCATTTTGGACGGATTACGGAAAGAAGACTGGATGCCAAGATCTGTACGTGAGAAGAGCAAGCGAATTGAGCGGGCAGCGGATCAGATTGAGCAGGAACAAAAACGCTCGGCTTCCATCGAAGAAATTGCTGAGAAATGTGACATGACTGTCAGTGAGGTATCGCAGGTTGTTTCTGAAGGACTGTTGACAAATTTACTGTCTCTTGACGATGGAGCACCCGGGGGGAAAAATGATACTCCATCCGTTTCTATTGAAGATCCGGACGCGATCCAGCCTGATCAGTATTTGATTGATCAGGAAAATCGTCACATTCTGGCTGAGGAAATCGATAAACTCAGTGAAAAAGAGCGTCTGGTCGTTTCATTGTTTTATTATGAGGGATTGACGCTGACAGAAATCGGCCAGGTCCTTGAACTATCAACTTCACGCATTTCCCAGATTCACTCCAAGGCATTGTTCAAATTAAGGCAGTATCTGACAAAACAGATCAATGAGTAG
- the rpsB gene encoding 30S ribosomal protein S2, translating to MAVISMKQLLESGVHFGHQTRRWNPKMKPYIFTERNGIYIIDLQKTVKKVEEAYQFVRDIAADGGKLLFVGTKKQAQDSVKAEAERSGQYYVNQRWLGGTLTNFETIRKRIKRLKDIEKMQEDGTFDVLPKKEVVGLKKEWARLEKFLGGIKNMESLPQALFVIDPRKERIAIAEAHKLNIPIIAIVDTNCDPDEIDVLIPGNDDAIRAVKLLTGKMADAVLEANQGEENEEAAVAPEQNVEAVAEEPVKAE from the coding sequence ATGGCAGTTATTTCAATGAAACAGTTGTTGGAATCCGGCGTACACTTTGGTCATCAGACCCGTCGCTGGAATCCGAAGATGAAACCGTATATCTTTACAGAAAGAAACGGCATTTACATTATTGACCTTCAGAAAACCGTTAAAAAAGTTGAGGAAGCTTATCAGTTTGTCAGGGATATTGCCGCTGACGGAGGCAAGCTCCTGTTTGTCGGCACAAAAAAGCAGGCGCAGGATTCAGTAAAAGCCGAAGCTGAGCGTTCAGGCCAGTATTATGTCAATCAACGCTGGCTTGGCGGTACATTGACCAATTTTGAGACTATCCGGAAACGGATCAAACGTCTTAAAGACATTGAAAAGATGCAGGAAGACGGAACATTTGATGTGCTTCCCAAAAAAGAAGTTGTTGGACTGAAAAAGGAATGGGCACGGCTGGAAAAATTTCTTGGCGGTATCAAAAATATGGAAAGCCTGCCTCAGGCGCTGTTTGTGATTGATCCGCGTAAGGAAAGAATTGCAATCGCTGAAGCACATAAGCTCAACATTCCTATTATTGCGATCGTTGATACAAATTGCGATCCTGATGAAATTGATGTTCTTATTCCAGGAAACGATGATGCAATTCGTGCCGTGAAACTGCTCACTGGAAAAATGGCTGATGCAGTGCTTGAAGCCAATCAGGGCGAGGAAAATGAAGAAGCGGCAGTTGCTCCGGAACAGAATGTTGAAGCAGTGGCAGAAGAGCCTGTAAAAGCTGAATAA
- a CDS encoding chemotaxis protein CheC, whose amino-acid sequence MHRLSDLYPDHLDLLKEAGNIGAGHAATALSTLLQKRIEMKIPSVNVIPLSDVIKKDAEKHVATSYIEISGDLKGYFFMMFEVKLANRLIRQLVPDGSVFDNSMGKSVFCEISNILCGSYLSAISTFFRIHLNQSPPNYAVDMEGAILGEGLVELSLYDDSILLVGAELFDRDEKSKFKGEFLFLPLPESLDALFSAAEGKSFL is encoded by the coding sequence ATGCACAGACTATCTGACCTGTATCCTGATCATCTGGACCTGCTTAAAGAAGCTGGAAATATCGGTGCGGGACATGCGGCGACTGCCTTGTCAACTTTGCTTCAAAAAAGGATCGAGATGAAGATCCCTTCAGTAAATGTGATCCCGCTCTCAGATGTTATCAAGAAGGATGCCGAGAAACACGTTGCTACTTCGTACATCGAAATAAGCGGGGATTTGAAAGGCTACTTTTTCATGATGTTTGAAGTAAAACTTGCCAATCGGCTTATTCGTCAGCTTGTTCCGGATGGCTCGGTTTTTGACAACAGTATGGGTAAATCCGTTTTTTGCGAAATCAGCAATATTCTTTGTGGGTCTTACCTGTCGGCGATATCGACTTTTTTTCGCATTCATCTGAACCAGTCCCCGCCTAACTATGCCGTTGATATGGAAGGGGCCATTCTTGGAGAGGGACTGGTAGAGCTGTCTCTTTACGATGATTCTATCCTTTTGGTTGGTGCTGAACTGTTTGACAGGGATGAAAAGAGTAAATTCAAAGGCGAATTCCTTTTTCTTCCACTTCCTGAATCCCTGGATGCACTATTCAGCGCTGCCGAAGGGAAGTCATTTTTGTGA
- the tsf gene encoding translation elongation factor Ts, translating into MAAINAKLVKELRDLTGAGIMDCKRALTETDGDIKKAIDVLREKGVAKAAKKSSRIAAEGLSEIKISGAKAVALEVNSETDFVAKNAEFQGLIDTLATHLLKEEPADVETALTQSLEGTGETVSEHITAAIAKIGEKISLRRFTVLHKNDDETFGAYLHMGGRIAALVKIKGGDADTAKDVAMHVAAIKPRYLTEKDIPEDVVAHEKDVLTKEALEEGKPANIVEKMIVGRLKKFFKEICLLDQPFVKDGDITVREFLKSKNAEASAFVRYEVGEGIEKKTENFADEVKAQMKQ; encoded by the coding sequence GTGGCTGCAATTAATGCGAAACTCGTAAAAGAACTGCGCGATTTAACAGGCGCGGGTATCATGGACTGCAAGCGCGCACTTACTGAAACAGACGGAGATATTAAGAAAGCGATTGATGTACTTCGCGAAAAAGGCGTTGCCAAGGCGGCAAAAAAGTCAAGCCGTATCGCTGCTGAAGGTCTCTCGGAAATCAAAATCAGCGGTGCCAAGGCCGTCGCTCTGGAAGTCAATTCTGAAACGGATTTTGTGGCAAAAAATGCCGAATTCCAGGGGTTAATTGATACCCTTGCCACGCATCTTCTGAAGGAAGAGCCTGCAGATGTTGAGACGGCGCTCACACAGTCCCTTGAGGGCACAGGTGAAACGGTTTCTGAACATATTACTGCAGCTATTGCAAAGATCGGTGAAAAAATATCTCTGCGCCGTTTTACAGTACTCCATAAAAATGATGATGAAACATTTGGCGCATATCTCCACATGGGCGGGCGGATCGCTGCTCTTGTTAAGATCAAGGGCGGGGATGCGGATACCGCTAAGGACGTAGCGATGCATGTTGCTGCGATTAAACCGCGCTACCTGACAGAAAAAGATATCCCTGAAGATGTCGTGGCCCATGAAAAAGATGTATTGACCAAAGAAGCTTTAGAAGAGGGTAAACCAGCCAATATCGTTGAGAAAATGATTGTCGGGCGCTTGAAAAAATTCTTTAAGGAAATCTGCCTGCTTGATCAGCCTTTTGTTAAAGACGGCGATATCACAGTCCGTGAATTTCTAAAAAGCAAGAATGCCGAAGCCAGTGCGTTTGTTCGCTATGAAGTCGGCGAGGGTATTGAAAAGAAAACAGAAAATTTTGCTGACGAAGTCAAAGCTCAAATGAAGCAATGA
- a CDS encoding isoprenyl transferase: protein MMLGKFSFLKNGKSEKKEQVFSDAHRVPEHVAIIMDGNGRWAQRRGLPRIAGHREALKTIKKITNEAQRLGVKVLTLYAFSTENWKRPKTEVEFLMKLPEQFLNSYLVELIENNVQVRVMGDMARIPAHTIRAVNQAIEKTKKNSGLVLNFALNYGSHAEIVEAVRSLVRDALDHKIEPDSIDEQLLSERMLSPLLPDPDLLIRTGGEIRLSNFMLWQMAYTELYFTEIYWPDFSESDLRTAIFEFSTRQRRYGGIKEERNGDK from the coding sequence ATGATGCTTGGAAAATTTTCCTTTTTAAAAAACGGAAAATCGGAAAAAAAGGAGCAGGTTTTCAGTGATGCTCACAGGGTACCGGAGCATGTAGCCATCATCATGGATGGCAATGGGCGCTGGGCGCAGCGGAGAGGTCTGCCAAGAATAGCCGGGCATCGCGAAGCTCTGAAAACAATAAAAAAAATAACCAACGAAGCGCAGCGCTTGGGTGTTAAAGTGCTTACGCTATACGCTTTTTCAACAGAAAATTGGAAACGCCCAAAAACGGAAGTTGAATTTCTGATGAAGCTCCCTGAGCAATTTCTCAATTCTTACTTGGTGGAACTGATCGAAAACAATGTCCAGGTGCGTGTGATGGGAGACATGGCACGTATTCCTGCCCACACAATCCGCGCTGTGAATCAGGCCATTGAAAAAACAAAGAAAAACAGTGGACTGGTGCTCAACTTTGCTCTAAACTACGGAAGCCATGCTGAAATCGTCGAAGCTGTCAGATCATTGGTTCGGGACGCGCTAGACCATAAAATAGAACCTGATTCCATTGATGAGCAGTTACTGTCAGAAAGAATGCTCAGCCCTTTGCTTCCAGATCCGGATCTGTTAATTCGTACTGGAGGTGAAATCCGTCTCAGTAATTTTATGCTCTGGCAGATGGCTTACACAGAATTATACTTTACTGAGATTTATTGGCCTGATTTTAGTGAATCCGATCTGAGAACGGCTATTTTTGAGTTTTCGACCAGGCAGAGAAGATACGGGGGAATCAAGGAAGAAAGGAACGGAGATAAGTGA
- a CDS encoding chemotaxis protein CheD — MIQVGLSEIKFAESPEVLRTMGLGSCVGVIIYNEILKSAAMAHVMLPDSSLARSNLFMPGKYADTAIPELVRLMTDVHGFPLRSLKAKMAGGAEMFKSSKTLPLGSIGLRNSGAVRAQLQRFRIPIVAEETGKDYGRTIEFNPGSGLLMIRTIFHGAHII; from the coding sequence GTGATTCAGGTTGGACTCTCTGAGATAAAATTTGCTGAAAGTCCGGAAGTGCTGAGAACTATGGGACTAGGCTCCTGCGTGGGGGTCATTATTTACAATGAGATATTAAAAAGTGCAGCGATGGCTCATGTCATGCTTCCAGATTCCTCCCTTGCGCGTTCCAATTTGTTCATGCCGGGTAAATATGCGGATACAGCGATTCCAGAATTGGTTCGGCTGATGACCGATGTGCATGGATTTCCGCTGCGCAGTTTAAAGGCAAAAATGGCAGGGGGCGCGGAAATGTTCAAGTCGTCCAAAACATTGCCGCTGGGAAGCATCGGGCTGCGAAATTCGGGAGCGGTGCGAGCTCAGCTTCAACGCTTCCGGATCCCGATTGTTGCTGAAGAAACAGGAAAAGATTACGGGCGCACGATTGAATTTAATCCGGGTTCGGGTTTGTTGATGATCCGTACCATTTTTCACGGCGCTCATATCATTTAG
- a CDS encoding phosphatidate cytidylyltransferase, which produces MKQRIVTGFIAGAAYLAFLFIGSFPFSIFAAAIAVIAFMELTAMKKIPFFSPGVLAGALAVAVNVLSAPFIEGPGFIQFVIRLLIVLILCLLCIVVFSRNQFQVEEASYIFLSVFYISLPFSLLVHLRLESLVTVLFVQITIWATDSGAYFAGRILGRHKLAPHISPKKTIEGSVGAVLTALAAVLIFQAVVRSPVFSSWGMLLAAAFVISILGQMGDLAESAIKRFFGVKDSGTLLPGHGGLLDRFDSLIFVLPILYLMGMIR; this is translated from the coding sequence GTGAAACAGCGGATTGTTACGGGATTTATTGCAGGAGCTGCATACCTTGCTTTTTTGTTTATTGGCTCTTTTCCATTTTCAATATTTGCTGCTGCCATTGCCGTAATTGCGTTTATGGAATTGACGGCAATGAAAAAGATACCATTTTTCTCCCCTGGGGTTCTTGCAGGTGCACTGGCTGTTGCGGTAAACGTACTTTCCGCCCCATTTATCGAGGGCCCTGGATTCATTCAGTTTGTCATCAGATTATTGATTGTCCTCATTTTATGCTTACTATGCATTGTAGTCTTTTCAAGAAACCAGTTTCAGGTTGAAGAAGCTTCTTATATTTTTTTGTCGGTATTTTACATAAGTCTACCGTTTTCTCTGCTTGTTCACTTACGGCTGGAGAGTCTGGTCACTGTCCTTTTTGTACAAATCACGATATGGGCAACGGACAGCGGTGCATATTTTGCCGGAAGAATACTGGGGCGTCACAAACTTGCTCCGCACATCAGCCCGAAGAAAACAATTGAAGGTTCAGTAGGCGCTGTTCTGACCGCGCTGGCCGCGGTTCTTATTTTCCAGGCAGTTGTCCGTAGCCCGGTATTCTCCTCGTGGGGCATGCTTTTGGCCGCAGCTTTCGTTATATCCATTTTGGGACAGATGGGGGATCTTGCCGAATCGGCAATTAAACGGTTTTTCGGGGTGAAGGATTCTGGGACTCTTTTACCGGGGCACGGGGGGCTTCTCGACCGGTTTGACAGCCTGATTTTCGTTCTTCCCATTCTGTATTTAATGGGCATGATCCGCTGA
- the pyrH gene encoding UMP kinase: MPEKAKYKRVILKLSGEALAGASGFGIDPKIIRSITEQVKDVVDLKVEVAIVVGAGNIWRGKTGSEMGMDRAQADYMGMLATVLNALALQDSLEGLGVETRVQTSIEMRQVAEPYIRRRAIRHLEKGRVVIFAAGTGNPYFSTDTTAALRAAEIEADVILMAKNNVDGVYSADPKVDKSAKKYKEISYLRVLNEGLQVMDSTASSLSMDNDIPLIVFSLSVEGNIRRAVMGEDIGTVVKGR, encoded by the coding sequence ATGCCGGAAAAGGCAAAATATAAGCGTGTCATTCTGAAGCTGAGCGGTGAGGCTCTGGCTGGGGCAAGTGGCTTCGGTATAGACCCTAAAATCATCCGTTCAATCACGGAACAGGTGAAAGACGTTGTTGATCTTAAGGTTGAAGTGGCTATTGTTGTCGGAGCCGGCAATATCTGGCGCGGGAAGACCGGCAGTGAGATGGGAATGGACCGTGCCCAGGCGGATTATATGGGCATGCTTGCTACGGTTCTCAATGCTCTGGCTTTACAGGACAGCCTTGAAGGGCTCGGAGTCGAAACGAGAGTTCAGACTTCAATAGAAATGAGACAGGTCGCCGAACCGTATATTCGCAGACGCGCAATCCGCCATCTTGAAAAGGGCCGTGTTGTCATTTTCGCTGCCGGTACGGGAAATCCTTATTTCTCGACGGACACGACTGCGGCGCTCCGGGCAGCAGAGATTGAGGCCGATGTCATTCTAATGGCAAAAAATAATGTCGATGGCGTTTATTCGGCGGATCCAAAAGTAGACAAGAGTGCGAAAAAATATAAAGAGATCTCATACTTGCGTGTATTGAACGAAGGGTTGCAGGTGATGGATTCAACAGCTTCTTCCCTAAGTATGGATAATGATATTCCGCTGATTGTCTTTTCATTGTCTGTTGAAGGAAATATCAGACGTGCCGTGATGGGCGAAGATATCGGCACTGTTGTAAAGGGGAGATAA
- a CDS encoding chemotaxis protein CheA — protein MDMSQYLGVFIDEAREHLQNLNDKLMELEEKKEDPELINSIFRSAHTLKGSSGQMGFSTMMELTHTMENVFDALRHQKATVNSNMVDVLLEALDLLESMVDSIEQGGNDKLETMDTVKKLQALLQGGQQETNEAQPAAKIAGSSPADFGLSYTEYDQAVIEQALSQNLHVFETEVTLRKDCVLKAARALMVSNALEDIGNIIESQPSTEDIEKETFDEAFIYVVVTDQDEATIQERIMNISEIERVAVSSVQSSFQKNEGTNELKKKKQVDQAAGSSENHAKKPVAKTIRVNLDRLDHLLNLFEEMIIDRSRLEKISSALENQDLKESVGMLKRVSDQLQETILNLRMEPVEQVFNRFPRMVRSLSKELDKKVNLVITGAETELDRTVIDEIGDPLMHMIRNSMDHGIEHPDVREKIGKNPEGTLALRAYHSGNHVFIEIEDDGAGINREKVLKKAVEKGIVSAESAQSLTDKDIYHLLFESGFSTADKISDISGRGVGLDVVESKIHSLSGTVEVDSATGKGTKFTVKLPLTLSIINAMLVQTGKEIYAIPITSIAETALERQVKVQTLNRRRVMNYRDRIVPLIDLNDYLNVSAADVNEVAGNGDEISRSIVLVRHGDKIVGTVADKLLGYQDIVIKPLGNYLKDVRGFSGATILGDGQVALILDCQELIDVQKKKTFKQNA, from the coding sequence ATGGATATGAGCCAGTATTTAGGGGTGTTTATTGATGAAGCAAGAGAACATTTACAGAATTTGAATGACAAATTAATGGAACTTGAAGAAAAGAAGGAAGACCCTGAGCTGATCAACAGTATTTTCAGGTCGGCACATACGCTGAAGGGCAGTTCGGGGCAAATGGGTTTCAGTACGATGATGGAACTGACGCACACGATGGAAAACGTATTTGATGCACTGCGCCACCAAAAAGCTACTGTAAACTCAAACATGGTTGACGTTCTGCTTGAGGCACTGGATTTGCTGGAATCAATGGTTGATTCGATTGAGCAGGGCGGAAACGACAAGTTGGAAACTATGGATACGGTGAAAAAACTTCAGGCCCTTTTACAGGGAGGGCAGCAGGAAACAAACGAAGCGCAACCGGCGGCAAAAATAGCTGGCAGCAGTCCTGCAGATTTCGGGCTTTCATACACTGAATATGATCAGGCAGTTATTGAGCAGGCACTCTCTCAGAATCTGCACGTCTTTGAAACTGAGGTGACGCTCAGAAAAGATTGTGTGCTTAAAGCAGCCAGAGCTTTGATGGTGTCAAATGCTCTTGAAGATATCGGCAATATTATTGAGTCCCAACCATCAACTGAAGACATTGAGAAAGAAACCTTTGATGAGGCGTTTATATATGTGGTCGTTACTGACCAGGACGAAGCGACAATTCAAGAAAGAATCATGAATATTTCAGAAATTGAACGTGTTGCCGTGTCCTCTGTCCAAAGCTCATTTCAGAAAAATGAGGGCACTAATGAATTAAAGAAAAAGAAACAAGTAGATCAGGCAGCAGGATCTTCAGAAAATCATGCCAAAAAGCCGGTCGCAAAAACGATCCGTGTAAATCTGGACAGGCTGGATCATCTTTTGAATCTTTTTGAAGAGATGATTATCGACCGGAGCCGCCTTGAAAAAATATCTTCTGCATTAGAAAACCAAGACTTGAAAGAATCCGTCGGCATGTTAAAGCGCGTCTCAGATCAGTTGCAGGAAACGATCCTGAATCTTCGGATGGAGCCGGTAGAGCAGGTCTTCAACCGCTTTCCAAGAATGGTGAGGAGCCTTTCAAAAGAACTGGACAAAAAAGTCAATCTGGTCATCACCGGTGCAGAGACGGAATTGGATCGGACGGTGATTGATGAAATTGGCGATCCCCTGATGCATATGATCCGGAACTCAATGGACCACGGGATTGAACATCCGGATGTGAGGGAAAAAATCGGGAAGAATCCGGAGGGGACTCTGGCGCTCAGAGCCTATCATAGCGGAAATCACGTGTTTATTGAAATTGAAGACGACGGGGCGGGCATTAATCGTGAAAAAGTACTGAAAAAAGCGGTAGAGAAGGGAATCGTGTCCGCTGAATCCGCGCAGTCGCTCACCGATAAGGATATCTATCATTTGCTGTTCGAGTCTGGCTTTAGTACCGCTGATAAGATTTCTGACATTTCGGGTCGGGGTGTCGGGCTGGACGTTGTTGAAAGCAAGATTCATTCGTTAAGTGGAACAGTCGAAGTCGACTCTGCCACCGGCAAGGGAACAAAATTTACAGTAAAACTTCCTCTGACACTTTCGATTATTAATGCAATGCTGGTTCAGACCGGAAAAGAAATATATGCGATTCCGATTACTTCTATTGCTGAAACGGCACTTGAACGGCAGGTTAAAGTGCAGACACTTAATAGACGTCGTGTCATGAATTACCGTGACCGCATCGTTCCGCTCATCGACCTGAATGACTATTTGAATGTCTCCGCAGCGGATGTGAACGAAGTTGCGGGCAATGGGGATGAAATTTCACGATCAATCGTCTTGGTTCGCCATGGGGACAAAATCGTCGGTACAGTTGCCGACAAATTATTGGGCTATCAGGACATTGTGATTAAGCCGCTTGGAAATTATCTTAAAGATGTCAGGGGATTTTCAGGGGCGACGATTCTGGGTGACGGACAAGTTGCCTTAATCCTGGACTGCCAGGAACTGATTGACGTGCAAAAGAAAAAAACATTCAAGCAGAATGCCTGA